In the Methylomonas rhizoryzae genome, one interval contains:
- a CDS encoding alpha-D-glucose phosphate-specific phosphoglucomutase codes for MQIITHNTTPYDDQKPGTSGLRKKVKVFRTPGYLENFVQSIFNSLDDFQGKILVLGGDGRYYNRQAIQIIIKMAAAAGFGELIIGRGGLLSTPAASNVIRKYQAFGGIVLSASHNPGGPDEDFGIKYNVGNGGPAPEKYTDAFYHNTKTIDSYRIADMTDVDLDTLGEFRIGALRIRIIDPVSDYAELMAQIFDFELIKQSIAAGLITLRFDAMHAITGPYAKQILEEVLGAAPGSVINAVPLEDFGGGHPDPNLVHAHELAEIMFGERPPVFGAASDGDGDRNMIMGAHCFVTPSDSLAIMAANAGLVPAYAKGISGVARSMPTSQAVDRVADALGLPCYETPTGWKFFGNLLDADKITLCGEESFGSGSNHVREKDGLWAVLFWLNLIARKRQPVADIVHEHWQKYGRDIYCRHDYEAVDSEIADGIVEHLRAQLAELPGRTWGEYTVKYADEFCYTDPVDQSVSRNQGIRIGFENGSRIVFRLSGTGTVGATLRIYLERYERDIARLDQNAQEALAELVDIAEQLCQVKQRTGMTEPTVIT; via the coding sequence ATGCAAATAATAACCCATAACACCACGCCCTACGATGACCAAAAACCCGGTACCTCGGGTTTACGGAAGAAAGTGAAAGTTTTTCGGACACCAGGCTATCTGGAAAACTTTGTCCAGTCTATTTTCAATAGTTTAGATGATTTTCAGGGAAAAATTCTAGTATTGGGCGGTGACGGGCGTTACTACAACCGGCAGGCGATTCAAATCATTATTAAAATGGCCGCGGCAGCCGGTTTCGGCGAGCTGATCATAGGCCGAGGCGGTTTGCTGTCTACCCCGGCCGCATCGAATGTCATCCGCAAATATCAGGCATTCGGCGGCATTGTGTTGTCAGCAAGCCACAATCCGGGCGGTCCGGACGAAGACTTCGGCATCAAATACAACGTTGGCAACGGCGGACCGGCACCGGAGAAATACACCGACGCCTTTTATCACAACACCAAGACTATCGATAGTTACCGAATTGCCGACATGACGGATGTCGACCTTGATACGTTGGGCGAGTTTCGCATCGGCGCATTACGCATACGCATCATCGATCCGGTAAGCGATTATGCCGAGTTGATGGCGCAAATCTTCGATTTCGAGTTGATCAAGCAAAGCATAGCGGCCGGTTTGATAACCCTGCGTTTCGATGCGATGCACGCGATCACAGGCCCATACGCCAAACAGATATTGGAAGAGGTATTGGGCGCCGCGCCCGGCTCGGTGATTAACGCCGTTCCGCTGGAGGATTTCGGCGGCGGCCATCCCGACCCTAACCTGGTGCATGCCCACGAACTGGCGGAGATTATGTTCGGCGAGCGTCCGCCCGTATTCGGCGCGGCATCGGACGGCGACGGCGACCGCAATATGATCATGGGGGCGCATTGTTTCGTCACGCCTAGCGACAGTTTGGCCATTATGGCTGCCAATGCCGGATTGGTACCGGCTTATGCCAAAGGGATTAGCGGCGTGGCCCGCTCCATGCCCACCAGTCAGGCGGTCGATAGAGTGGCTGACGCGTTGGGTTTGCCTTGCTACGAAACGCCGACCGGTTGGAAGTTTTTCGGCAATTTGCTGGATGCGGACAAAATCACCTTATGTGGCGAAGAGAGTTTCGGTTCCGGCTCCAACCACGTTCGGGAGAAAGACGGGCTATGGGCCGTGTTGTTTTGGCTGAACCTGATTGCCCGCAAACGTCAACCGGTCGCCGACATCGTGCATGAACATTGGCAAAAATACGGGCGGGATATTTACTGCCGCCACGATTACGAAGCCGTGGATTCTGAAATCGCCGACGGCATCGTCGAACATCTACGCGCACAGTTGGCCGAATTGCCCGGCCGCACCTGGGGCGAATATACGGTTAAGTACGCCGACGAATTTTGTTACACCGATCCCGTGGACCAAAGCGTCAGCCGTAACCAGGGCATACGCATCGGTTTCGAAAACGGCTCGCGCATCGTGTTTCGCTTGTCCGGCACCGGCACCGTAGGTGCTACTTTACGCATTTACTTGGAGCGTTACGAGCGCGACATAGCCAGGTTGGATCAAAATGCCCAAGAGGCGTTGGCCGAGTTGGTGGACATCGCCGAGCAACTGTGCCAAGTCAAACAACGCACGGGCATGACTGAGCCTACGGTCATTACTTAA
- a CDS encoding L,D-transpeptidase family protein, which yields MRRKSMLTALLLSLASTQSSNADPDVWLLIDTQTRNLEIKKGEDTLETLEHVVIGRKGAGLKEQRGDDVTPLGNFRIGWINDKSSFRKFFGLTYPNPEHAEHALSNGRIDPATYDAIRQAYDRGNIPPQNTPLGGQIGIHGLGSGSLSVHEVFDWTHGCIALTNDQIDKLSQYVEKGTPVTVK from the coding sequence ATGAGACGAAAATCGATGCTAACCGCTTTACTGCTTAGCCTTGCTTCCACTCAATCCAGCAACGCCGATCCGGACGTATGGCTGCTGATCGACACGCAAACTCGCAACTTGGAAATCAAAAAAGGCGAAGATACTTTAGAAACCCTGGAACACGTGGTAATAGGCCGTAAAGGTGCCGGCCTTAAAGAACAGCGCGGCGACGATGTCACCCCGTTAGGAAATTTTCGTATCGGCTGGATAAACGACAAAAGCTCGTTTCGCAAATTCTTCGGCTTGACCTATCCTAACCCTGAGCACGCCGAACACGCATTGAGCAATGGCCGCATAGACCCGGCCACTTACGATGCAATCCGCCAAGCCTATGACAGAGGAAACATTCCGCCGCAAAACACGCCGCTCGGCGGGCAAATTGGAATTCACGGCTTAGGCAGCGGCAGCCTGAGCGTTCATGAGGTGTTTGACTGGACTCACGGCTGTATCGCTTTGACCAACGATCAGATTGACAAACTGAGTCAATATGTGGAAAAAGGCACGCCAGTTACCGTGAAATAA
- a CDS encoding Lpp/OprI family alanine-zipper lipoprotein codes for MMKAVKLTALAAVAVLATGCATNGDIENLQAQIDTLKPQVAAASADAASAKAAAAEAAAKAAAAEAAANRAAQYAQDTNSKLDRMFKKSQHK; via the coding sequence ATGATGAAAGCTGTAAAACTGACTGCACTTGCTGCTGTTGCTGTTTTGGCCACCGGTTGCGCAACCAACGGCGACATCGAAAACTTGCAAGCTCAAATCGATACTCTGAAACCGCAAGTTGCTGCTGCTTCTGCTGACGCTGCGTCTGCCAAAGCTGCCGCTGCCGAAGCTGCTGCCAAAGCTGCCGCTGCCGAAGCTGCTGCTAACCGCGCTGCTCAATACGCTCAAGACACCAACAGCAAATTGGACCGTATGTTCAAAAAATCACAACACAAATAA
- a CDS encoding L,D-transpeptidase family protein: MKRFGFALLIALCCVRANALTLPAPDRPGDSIIGSPPYNAKYVNARYEDTLIDIAVAHNLGQDEIVLANPTVDRWLPGTGTPVRIPSSFILPNAPRQGIVVNLPEMRIYYFPDASHVVTYAVGIGRVDWKTPLGHTQIAGKTENPSWTPPPSIIAEHLADGDVLDPYYPPGPDNPLGLYAFRLGIPGYLIHSTNKVNGIGMRVSHGCMRMYPADIEQFFPAVKVGTTVNLVNQPIKVGWYHDTLYIQVYPEMEEMPTSFEQRVETALNLLQQANNGQMPVIKGAVLKSALSKPSGIPIAIYERPAAAQQASIPAAH, encoded by the coding sequence ATGAAACGTTTTGGATTTGCTCTGCTAATCGCGCTTTGTTGCGTTCGGGCAAACGCATTGACCTTGCCGGCGCCGGATAGACCCGGTGACAGTATTATCGGCAGTCCGCCTTACAATGCCAAATACGTTAATGCAAGGTACGAAGATACCTTGATCGATATAGCGGTAGCGCATAATTTAGGGCAGGATGAAATCGTGTTGGCGAACCCGACGGTCGACCGCTGGTTGCCGGGGACAGGAACGCCGGTGCGGATTCCGAGCAGTTTTATATTGCCTAACGCGCCGCGGCAGGGGATAGTGGTGAATTTGCCGGAAATGCGGATTTACTATTTTCCGGATGCCAGCCACGTAGTCACCTATGCGGTAGGTATAGGTCGGGTGGATTGGAAAACGCCATTGGGGCATACGCAAATTGCCGGCAAAACGGAAAATCCGTCTTGGACGCCGCCGCCCTCCATTATCGCCGAGCATTTGGCGGACGGCGACGTGCTGGATCCCTACTATCCGCCCGGTCCGGATAATCCCTTGGGCCTATACGCTTTCCGTTTAGGGATTCCGGGTTATTTAATTCATAGCACGAATAAGGTTAACGGCATAGGCATGCGCGTCAGCCACGGATGTATGCGCATGTATCCTGCCGACATCGAGCAGTTTTTCCCGGCGGTAAAAGTCGGTACCACGGTAAATTTGGTCAATCAGCCGATCAAAGTCGGTTGGTACCACGATACCCTCTATATTCAGGTTTATCCGGAAATGGAAGAAATGCCGACCAGTTTCGAGCAGCGGGTGGAAACGGCTTTGAATTTATTGCAACAAGCCAACAACGGCCAAATGCCGGTTATCAAGGGAGCGGTGTTGAAGTCGGCTTTGAGTAAACCGTCGGGAATTCCGATAGCGATTTACGAACGGCCTGCGGCTGCGCAGCAGGCGTCTATTCCGGCGGCGCATTGA
- the rdgC gene encoding recombination-associated protein RdgC produces MWFKNLAVYRFTEPFSLTPDELQQKLAQQPFKPCGGHDQYSFGWTSPLGKSAEALVHAANGCMMVCAKKEEKVVPATVINEMLAERIDEIEEREARKLPAKERSRLKDELIFDLLPRAFSFSKKTYAYIDSRGGWLIVDAASAKKAEDLLSNMRKCLGSLPVVPIGAGLKPSGMMTVWLTTQATPADLQIEDECELRSPEEEGGIIRCKRHDLSLPEIKNHLDSGKQTIKLALSWDDRLSFVLDESLAVKRLKFLDLIQEQSDEIEAFDDAERFDADFSIMSAELGRFIPRLLELFSAEDKP; encoded by the coding sequence ATGTGGTTTAAAAATCTGGCGGTTTACCGGTTTACCGAGCCGTTTTCTCTCACTCCCGACGAGTTGCAACAAAAACTGGCGCAACAGCCGTTTAAGCCGTGCGGCGGCCATGATCAATACAGTTTCGGCTGGACTTCGCCTCTCGGTAAATCGGCGGAGGCGTTGGTGCATGCCGCGAACGGCTGTATGATGGTTTGCGCCAAAAAAGAGGAAAAGGTCGTACCCGCCACGGTGATCAACGAGATGTTGGCGGAGCGCATCGATGAAATCGAAGAGAGGGAGGCGCGCAAGCTGCCGGCTAAGGAGCGCAGCCGCTTAAAAGACGAACTGATTTTCGACCTGCTGCCCCGAGCGTTTTCGTTTTCCAAAAAAACCTATGCGTATATCGACAGTCGCGGCGGCTGGCTGATTGTGGACGCGGCGTCGGCCAAAAAAGCCGAGGACTTGCTGAGCAACATGCGCAAATGCCTAGGTTCTTTGCCGGTAGTACCGATTGGGGCCGGCCTAAAGCCGTCGGGCATGATGACGGTGTGGCTGACGACTCAAGCGACGCCGGCCGATCTGCAAATAGAAGACGAATGCGAACTGCGTTCGCCGGAAGAGGAAGGCGGTATTATCCGTTGTAAGCGCCACGATCTGAGTTTGCCGGAAATCAAAAATCACCTCGACAGCGGCAAGCAGACGATTAAGTTGGCGTTAAGTTGGGATGATAGACTGTCGTTCGTATTGGACGAGAGTTTGGCCGTTAAGCGTTTAAAGTTTTTAGATTTGATTCAAGAGCAAAGCGATGAGATCGAGGCTTTCGACGACGCCGAACGTTTTGATGCCGACTTTTCCATTATGAGCGCGGAACTGGGCCGATTCATTCCGCGTCTACTTGAATTATTTTCTGCCGAGGATAAGCCTTAA
- a CDS encoding esterase-like activity of phytase family protein translates to MNKILLQGVLLALAGAGAAQAAPMLLAVGSLTGTEDLSGLSGTLENGVDAANVLGGIGSGLAYAGNHTFLALPDRGPNATAWNSAVDDTTSYIARFQTVSMALTPSASGPLPFTLTPTLTDTTLLSSSTPLNYGAVTPSINTASQYYFSGRSDNFAAGLSTNPNNGRLDPEGVRVSNDGTKVYISDEYGPYVYEFDRATGERTKTFTLPDSFAISDLSSMASAEIAGNSIGRVTNKGMEGLAITPDGKTLVGFEQSALLQDGGDGARVNRIVTIDIETGATHEYAYDNYLADKGKGYNSSEILAVNDHEFLVLERDGKGLGDGSNAAVKRLYMVDLDGADDVSSIFGETELLAHAVEKSLFLDIKTALNDAGFSNSQIPSKLEGAAFGEDVVDGNGTLYHTLYIANDNDFLPDYAGQNQFFVFGFTDADLNGSVLELQQIAAVPLPAAGWLFAGGLLGGLRMRRHKR, encoded by the coding sequence ATGAACAAAATTTTATTGCAAGGGGTGTTGTTGGCACTCGCGGGCGCCGGCGCGGCGCAGGCGGCGCCGATGTTGTTGGCGGTGGGTTCGTTAACCGGCACTGAGGATTTATCCGGTTTGAGCGGTACGTTGGAAAACGGCGTCGATGCCGCGAACGTGTTGGGCGGTATCGGCTCGGGCTTGGCTTATGCCGGCAACCATACGTTTTTGGCTCTGCCCGACAGAGGTCCTAACGCCACTGCATGGAACAGCGCCGTGGACGACACCACGTCTTACATCGCTCGCTTCCAAACCGTCAGCATGGCGTTGACTCCGTCAGCTTCCGGCCCCTTGCCGTTCACCCTGACGCCGACGCTGACCGATACCACCTTGCTCAGCAGTTCTACGCCGCTGAATTACGGCGCGGTCACCCCCAGCATCAACACCGCCAGCCAGTATTATTTCAGCGGCCGATCCGATAATTTCGCCGCCGGCTTATCCACCAATCCGAATAACGGTCGTCTGGACCCGGAAGGTGTACGGGTATCTAACGACGGTACCAAGGTTTACATCTCCGACGAATACGGCCCGTACGTATACGAATTTGACCGCGCGACCGGCGAGCGTACCAAAACCTTCACGCTGCCGGACAGCTTTGCGATAAGCGATTTGTCGTCCATGGCCTCCGCGGAAATCGCCGGCAATAGCATCGGGCGGGTGACCAACAAAGGTATGGAAGGCTTGGCGATTACTCCGGACGGCAAAACCTTGGTCGGCTTCGAGCAAAGCGCGTTATTGCAAGACGGTGGCGACGGCGCGCGGGTTAACCGTATCGTCACGATAGACATCGAAACCGGCGCTACTCACGAATACGCTTACGACAACTACTTGGCCGATAAAGGCAAGGGCTACAACAGCAGCGAAATTTTGGCCGTCAACGACCACGAGTTCTTAGTGCTGGAGCGCGACGGCAAAGGCTTGGGCGACGGCAGTAATGCAGCGGTCAAGCGCCTGTATATGGTGGACTTGGACGGCGCGGACGATGTGAGCAGTATCTTCGGCGAGACGGAGCTATTGGCGCACGCCGTGGAAAAGTCGCTGTTTTTGGACATCAAGACTGCGCTTAACGACGCCGGTTTCAGCAATTCGCAAATTCCGTCCAAATTGGAGGGCGCGGCGTTCGGTGAAGATGTGGTCGACGGCAACGGGACTTTGTATCACACCTTGTATATCGCCAACGATAACGATTTTCTGCCGGATTACGCCGGACAGAATCAATTTTTTGTCTTCGGCTTTACCGATGCGGATTTGAACGGCAGCGTGTTGGAACTGCAGCAAATCGCCGCCGTACCGCTGCCGGCAGCCGGTTGGTTGTTTGCCGGCGGTTTGCTGGGTGGATTGAGAATGCGTAGACATAAGCGTTGA